CCGGCTGAAGCTGACCGCAATCCGCGACCAGCTCGACACGCTGCTGGACGAGGCGGCCCGCTCGGACATGACATTGCGCGAGGCGCTCAGCTTCCTCGTCTCGCGCGAGATCGCCCGACGCGACGAGCGACGCACGAAATGGCGACCAAGCTCGCGCAGTTCCCGTTCGTGCGCGAGCTGGAGGGCTTCGAATGGACCGCACAGCCTTCAGTGGATCAGCGCCAGATCCGCGAACTGGCGACCTGTCGCTGGATCGCCCATGGCGACGCGCTTCTGTTCCTGGGACCGCCCGGAACCGGCAAGACGCATCTGGCGGTCAGTCTCGGACGCGAGGCGATCCGGCACAACTACAGCGTCCAGTTCGTCACGGCGGCGACCCTGGTGGCCACACTGGCCAAGGCCCATGGCGACGGCAGGCTCGACGAGCAGTTGACGATCTACGCCAGGCCCAGGCTGCTGATCATCGACGAACTCGGTTATCTACCGTTCGAACCCGACGCCGCGCATCTGTTCTTCCAACTGGTCAGTCGTCGCTACGAACGCGGTTCCATGCTGGTGACGTCGAACCGCTCCGTCGTCGAATGGGGAATGGTGTTCGGCGATCCCGTCGTCGCCACGGCGATCCTGGACCGGCTGCTCCACCACTGCAGCGTCATTACCATCCGCGGCGACAGCTATCGCCTACGCGAAAAGCGCCGTGCCGGCCTTCTGCAGAAGGTCGGCACGGCGCACGAACAGCAAACTGAAAACGCCAACCAATGAGGGGGTCAGTTCTTCATGTCGCCAAAGGGGTCAGTTCCCGGAGTCGCTTGACAGTGCGCGGCGGCGAGGTCGGAAGGGAGCGATTCAGCAGCGGACACAGGGCGATGGAATCACATCCACCGCCATGTGCAAGGCTAAAGTCTTCAGCCAGTCGCCGTCGGCCGCCAAGTCTTCTGCGGCATGCGCCAGTCGATGCCTTCGAGCAGATAGCCGAGCTGCGCCGACGTGATCGTGACCGCGCCGTCGGCCGGCGACGGCCAGATGAAGCGGCCGCGCTCGAGCTTCTTCGAGAACAGACAGGCGCCCTGGCCGTCGTGCCACAGAACCTTGATCAGATCGCCGCGGCGACCGCGGAAGACGAACAGGTGACCATTGTGCGGATCACGCTTCAGCGTCTCCTGCACCACCAGAGCCAGGCCCGGAAACCCTTTCCTCATGTCGGTGTGACCTGTCGCCAGCCACACCCGCACGCCGCTCGGAACCGGGATCATCGCGACCCGAGTGCGTCCAGAACGCGCCGCAGCGCTTCCGCATCCACGTCACGGTCGACGCGGACGCGGCGCCCGCCGCCAAGCTCGATCTCGATGACGCCGCTCTTGCGGCGACGTCGGCCGGGAGACGCCGATGCCGCCGGCGCCTCAACCGCGGGCGGCAGGGTAGCAGCAGGAACGATCTCGACCGGAACCAATTGCGATGAACTGGCATCGACCCGATCACACAGCTCCTTGCGCCATCGAAAGAGCTGGCTGACGTGAATGCCCGCCGATCGCGCGACTTCCGACACCGATACGCCGGGCTCGAACGACGCCGCGACCAGGCGCTCCTTCTCCTCCCGCGACCACCGCCGGCGCCTCTCAACCGACGTGATCACCTCCACCCGCGGCATCGTCATAGGGCTACTCCTAGGATTATCCCTAGGACTTCCGACGTTCGCCCTCAGCCCACAAGGCGGCCCTCACCGGAGGGATACCGTAAACACAACGCGCTGGTGAGTTGGGTGACGAGCCTGAGTTGCAGTCGCGGATCTTTCACGCCCGTTGCAGCCAGCAGCTGCGCGGGCGAGGTGGCAAGCGTTAGTTTGGCTTTCTCGGTCTTGGCGGCCATTCCGCGCCCCTGTCCTGGTCAGACCCAAGGTGCCGGTCTCGCAACTCGCCAATTCGTGGCGCGCCTAACGTGCTGGCGACTATGCGGTCGTAGTGCCTCTCCGCCAAGTCCGTTTCTCTAGTGTACATGGGATTGCTATTCGGTTCTCCCCTTTACCCCACCCCCCACCTCCTTCGGTGTGCGCAGAAGTGCGATAATACCGATAACCCCAGATACATCCGTGTAGGTGGAAGCACGACAATTGGCGGTCTTGAGGAAAGCGGAAGCGCCTGATCCTCACGCGGACGGCTCGACGGCAACGGCAATCCGGCGCTTGCCATGCTTGATCTTGACATAGCGCGTGGCCGAGTCAGGCCGAGGCTGCAGGGCCCGGTGGAACAGGACCGCATTTAGAAACACGAACGTTGCTCCTACCGCAGCTGTTCGCAAAGGGTAGTCGACGGTCGAATGCAGCAGGATGAACAGAATACCAAGGAAGGCCGCCTTCTGAAACTGATTGTGTCGAATTCGAAGCACTTGGACCGAAACGAGGACGACATAGGCGATAACGAGCACTATCGCCGGCAGGCCGCCTTCGAAGGCCAATTCCAAGTAGTCATTGTGGGCGTGATTGGCATAGGCTCGTCCGAGCGAAGCCGGGTCTTCGAAGAGCTGATAGGCCCGGCTGAAATTCCCGTAACCCACACCGAACAGCCAATTCTCCCAAATTCCATTCATCGTGCCGTGGGCGAAGTCCCAGCGCGCATCGTCCTCCATCGCGCTGTTTCGTTGCTCGAACTGCGCCCAGGCGCCGAATCCGAAGATCCCCAAAGTCGCGACAAGCAACCCAATGCCGGCCACTGAGAAGCGCGACCGGGCATTGATAAAGACACCCGAGAGGATAATGGCTGCCAGGCCGATCGCCGCACCAGCGCGAGAGCCCGCCGCCAAGAGTACGAGCAAAACCACCAGCATCCCTAGGAGCGACCAGAGCCGCATGCCGCGGAAGGTGCCCACATAGACGAGAAACGGGATCGCCACATAGAGAAGCGACACGAAATGGTTCCGGTTGGCAAAGGTGCCGGCCGTGATCGTGTATGGCAAAACCCCTTCGATGCTGACCCGATCTGTGCCGGCATACTGGATTGCGCCGGCGAGCGCCTGGCAGGCAATTCCGGCAATCAGGAAGGGCAGAAGGGCATGAACCTGCTCGCCCGGAAGCCGGGAGATGGCGAGCATCAGAAAGACGAGTGCGCTCGCATAGGTGAGGTTGTCCACGGTGCGACCCACCCCAAGCGTAATCAGGTCGAAACCTGCTCCCGCTTCTGTTCGGCCTTGCGAAAAGGCTTCGCTGCGAACCAGATCCAACAGACCAGCTGGCAGGGGAATGAGCTGGATGAGGATGGCCGCCAGTATGGAGGCGCAATAGGCGAGCACCTTTCTGTCGATCGGTTCACCCGCCGAGGCGGATAGTATTGGTGCCGCGACAAGAATTGTAAGCGTCTGAAGGAGCGCGTCGGTCCACATTCCGCTCGCTGCGCTTCCCCCCAGAAGGAGCGAGCAGACGAGGATAGAGCCAAGAAGGTATTTGCGCCATTCAGCTCCGATTTTGATCAACGGAAGCCCTCGTAACCGAGACATCGTGGAACACGACCTCGCCCGAATAGCGATAAGACCAGCTTTCGGCGACCAGGCCAGTTGCAAGCCTGATCGACTGTGCGGGGCAATCAGCCACCTCGAAGTCGGATTCGAGCGAGCTTTCGCGGTAGTTGCCTTCTGGCACCGTCAGGCGCACGAGCTCGCGGTTTGGAGCGCCGCAACTCACGATCAGGAATAGTTCCCGCGGCATTTTAAGGTTGAAGGCGGAGGCATTCACCGTGAGCCGGTATCGGCCTTGAGGCAGGACCAACGTCTGCATCAGAACGACCTCGCGGGCGGGTTTG
The Mesorhizobium australicum genome window above contains:
- a CDS encoding O-antigen ligase family protein, with translation MIKIGAEWRKYLLGSILVCSLLLGGSAASGMWTDALLQTLTILVAAPILSASAGEPIDRKVLAYCASILAAILIQLIPLPAGLLDLVRSEAFSQGRTEAGAGFDLITLGVGRTVDNLTYASALVFLMLAISRLPGEQVHALLPFLIAGIACQALAGAIQYAGTDRVSIEGVLPYTITAGTFANRNHFVSLLYVAIPFLVYVGTFRGMRLWSLLGMLVVLLVLLAAGSRAGAAIGLAAIILSGVFINARSRFSVAGIGLLVATLGIFGFGAWAQFEQRNSAMEDDARWDFAHGTMNGIWENWLFGVGYGNFSRAYQLFEDPASLGRAYANHAHNDYLELAFEGGLPAIVLVIAYVVLVSVQVLRIRHNQFQKAAFLGILFILLHSTVDYPLRTAAVGATFVFLNAVLFHRALQPRPDSATRYVKIKHGKRRIAVAVEPSA
- the tnpA gene encoding IS66-like element accessory protein TnpA gives rise to the protein MTMPRVEVITSVERRRRWSREEKERLVAASFEPGVSVSEVARSAGIHVSQLFRWRKELCDRVDASSSQLVPVEIVPAATLPPAVEAPAASASPGRRRRKSGVIEIELGGGRRVRVDRDVDAEALRRVLDALGSR
- the tnpB gene encoding IS66 family insertion sequence element accessory protein TnpB (TnpB, as the term is used for proteins encoded by IS66 family insertion elements, is considered an accessory protein, since TnpC, encoded by a neighboring gene, is a DDE family transposase.), giving the protein MIPVPSGVRVWLATGHTDMRKGFPGLALVVQETLKRDPHNGHLFVFRGRRGDLIKVLWHDGQGACLFSKKLERGRFIWPSPADGAVTITSAQLGYLLEGIDWRMPQKTWRPTATG